In Bosea vestrisii, the following are encoded in one genomic region:
- a CDS encoding translocation/assembly module TamB domain-containing protein, producing MGALRISRLLAGLAALVIAAALVLVTGLGGFAQNAGDRGVIADLISKALTTDGSQVSIGAVDGALSSDATIRDIVISDRDGPWLRLDRARLVWTRSALLLRRLEVNRLEIGKLEILRKPLPDPAAAAAQANAGPILPELPLKVIIEAFQLGELALGPTVIGAPARLSATGAARLGPPNEGLDFRLAGRRLDMGGTLDVNLRFVPQSTQLQLALKLDEPAGGLISTIADLPDRPPVKLDLTGDGPLDRFRATLAFTAGPTIGANGTADLSRQGAGRLLLLALDSRIAGLMPPPVAPVFEGSTRLDGTVGLPDSGAVSVDQMTLVSALARLDVSGRYGADKNLDFKITAAARPNAEGRTVASGAEIAKLAFDATIKGPAAGPRINASLQAEGASVPAGKLGKLDFTFTATPTGALNDPATRTVLVSDGEASGVALADPGLARFIGDRLRFTLRGTASEGGGGEFETLRLSFGGAELGYAGRLDPARILGKVQARLPDLSRLSMLAGRPLKGSAAVSADVDAEPKKRLYAVKLDGGAEALTLGQEALDRLLAGKLTLGGEVRVPGSGGLIVNGLRIAGTHVAATADGALAAQGSSLRANIAIPDLRRADPKLSGQGAFDATLTGPLDKLDARLKAGITNATALGRPVPRLALDANLRDLQGMLSGDARLSGEIEGKPATGTLRFAKGDSGGWSLPQLDIAIGSAALNGTLDLDGANLADGTLKLAARNLDDLSALALTKLGGRIEADLKLTRPNGGQNLDLKANAQKLVAPSLSIDRLDAAVAIADALRKPLINGNVQIDRAVIVGEPVSAIRLVSTGASDASDISLDATARGFSLASKGRLSVADPLRFDLASFTATRDGRRIALAKPASFTAIDGGVAIRDLAIALDGGRITLDGEAGRALDLRFAAQNVPLSAARLASPTLDLSGTLDAEATIKGTPEAPTGPWRVRIARLVAPQTRSAGLPPIEIAGQGALNGRQTSLDASLNAGRFVSVTAKGTAPLGGDGALDLSVQGRADAALANTQLAADGRRLTGQLALDLRAGGTLAAPRFSGGATLSGGSFNDALQGVKLTGLEARVAANGPELVIERFAAQTPGGGTLSARGNVKLDPEAGFPGTIRIEGKRAQLVDSGLVRAVTDLNLELAGPLAQRPRIAGRVDVATIEVAVPDRLPSSSRPVDGIRHVNAKGQAAARLAAERKARAVAARKGGRAPAFDAVLDIAVSAPGRVFIRGRGIDAELGGDLRVGGTSAAPALTGGFDLRRGRLSLASQRLDFSRGRITFSGDVMPTLDFVAETRAADVTARIIISGEASAPEFTFSSSPELPPDEVLSRLLFARASGSLSPFQALQLAQTAAQFSGAGGDDVFERIRRSLGVDNLDVQMGPGGPTVGVSRALTDNITLGVKAGAKPEDSGVSVGIDVTRRLKLQAETNADGSAAVGVGAEWEY from the coding sequence ATGGGCGCGCTCCGCATCTCTCGACTTCTTGCCGGACTCGCGGCGCTCGTCATCGCCGCGGCGCTGGTCCTGGTCACCGGCCTCGGCGGTTTCGCGCAGAACGCCGGCGATCGCGGCGTCATCGCCGATTTGATCTCGAAGGCGCTCACGACTGATGGCAGCCAGGTCTCGATCGGCGCGGTCGACGGTGCGCTTTCCTCCGACGCGACCATCCGCGACATCGTCATTTCCGATCGCGATGGCCCCTGGCTGCGACTCGACCGCGCCCGGCTGGTCTGGACTCGCTCGGCGCTGCTGCTGCGCCGGCTTGAGGTCAATCGGCTCGAGATCGGCAAGCTTGAGATCCTGCGCAAGCCGCTGCCGGATCCCGCCGCTGCCGCGGCGCAGGCCAATGCCGGGCCGATCCTGCCCGAATTGCCGCTCAAGGTGATCATCGAGGCCTTCCAGCTCGGTGAGCTGGCGCTGGGCCCGACCGTGATCGGCGCGCCCGCCAGGCTTTCGGCGACCGGCGCGGCCCGCCTCGGCCCACCGAACGAGGGGCTCGATTTCCGGCTTGCCGGGCGCCGGCTCGACATGGGCGGCACGCTCGACGTCAACCTGCGCTTCGTGCCGCAGTCGACGCAGCTCCAGCTCGCGCTCAAGCTCGACGAGCCGGCGGGCGGACTGATCTCGACCATCGCCGACCTGCCAGATAGGCCGCCAGTCAAGCTCGACCTCACCGGCGATGGCCCGCTCGATCGTTTCCGCGCAACGCTCGCCTTTACCGCCGGCCCGACCATCGGCGCCAACGGCACCGCCGATCTCAGCCGCCAAGGCGCAGGCAGGCTGCTCCTGCTCGCGCTCGATTCGCGTATCGCCGGCCTGATGCCACCGCCGGTCGCGCCAGTGTTCGAGGGCTCGACCCGGCTCGACGGCACTGTCGGTCTACCCGATAGCGGAGCCGTCTCCGTCGACCAGATGACGCTGGTCTCGGCCTTGGCCCGGCTCGACGTCAGCGGGCGCTACGGCGCCGACAAAAATCTCGATTTCAAGATCACTGCCGCCGCCCGCCCCAATGCCGAGGGCCGTACCGTCGCCTCCGGCGCCGAGATCGCCAAGCTCGCCTTCGACGCGACGATCAAGGGCCCGGCCGCCGGCCCGCGTATCAACGCCAGCCTGCAGGCGGAGGGCGCGAGCGTTCCGGCCGGTAAGCTCGGCAAGCTCGACTTCACCTTCACCGCGACGCCGACCGGCGCCCTCAACGATCCGGCGACGCGCACCGTGCTGGTCTCCGATGGCGAGGCCTCCGGGGTCGCTCTCGCTGATCCCGGGCTCGCGCGCTTCATCGGCGACCGCCTGCGCTTCACCTTGCGCGGCACCGCTTCAGAAGGCGGGGGCGGCGAGTTCGAGACGTTGAGGCTCAGCTTCGGCGGAGCGGAGCTCGGCTATGCCGGCCGTCTCGATCCGGCTCGCATCCTCGGCAAGGTGCAGGCGCGGTTGCCCGATCTCTCGCGGCTCAGCATGCTCGCCGGCCGCCCGCTCAAGGGCTCGGCCGCCGTCAGCGCCGATGTCGACGCCGAGCCGAAGAAACGACTCTACGCCGTCAAGCTCGATGGTGGGGCCGAAGCACTGACGCTCGGCCAGGAGGCGCTCGACCGGCTGCTCGCCGGCAAGCTCACGCTCGGCGGCGAGGTCAGGGTGCCGGGCAGCGGCGGCCTCATCGTCAACGGCCTGCGCATTGCCGGAACCCATGTCGCGGCGACGGCCGACGGCGCGCTCGCCGCGCAAGGGTCGAGCCTGCGCGCCAACATTGCGATTCCAGATCTGCGCCGTGCCGATCCGAAACTGTCGGGGCAGGGCGCTTTCGATGCGACGCTGACCGGCCCGCTCGACAAGCTCGACGCCAGGCTGAAGGCGGGCATCACCAATGCGACCGCGCTCGGCCGGCCGGTGCCGCGTCTGGCACTCGATGCCAATCTCCGCGATCTGCAAGGGATGCTGTCCGGCGATGCGCGCCTGTCCGGCGAGATCGAGGGCAAGCCGGCGACGGGAACCCTGCGATTCGCGAAGGGAGACAGCGGCGGCTGGAGCCTGCCGCAGCTCGACATCGCGATCGGGTCGGCCGCCCTCAACGGCACGCTCGATCTCGACGGCGCCAATCTCGCCGACGGCACTCTCAAGCTCGCCGCTCGCAATCTCGACGATCTCTCGGCGTTGGCGCTGACAAAGCTGGGTGGCCGCATCGAGGCCGATCTCAAGCTCACGCGCCCCAATGGCGGCCAGAATCTCGATCTGAAGGCCAACGCCCAGAAGCTTGTTGCGCCTAGTCTTTCGATTGACCGGCTCGATGCCGCGGTCGCCATCGCCGATGCGCTGCGCAAGCCGCTGATCAATGGCAATGTCCAGATTGACCGCGCTGTCATCGTCGGTGAACCGGTGAGCGCGATCCGACTGGTCTCGACCGGCGCCTCCGACGCCAGCGACATCAGCCTCGACGCCACGGCGCGCGGCTTCTCGCTGGCCTCCAAGGGCCGGCTCTCGGTCGCCGATCCCTTGCGCTTCGATCTCGCCAGCTTCACGGCCACCCGCGACGGCCGCCGGATCGCGCTGGCGAAGCCGGCGAGCTTCACCGCGATCGATGGCGGCGTCGCGATCCGCGACCTTGCCATCGCGCTCGATGGCGGCCGGATCACGCTCGATGGCGAGGCCGGCAGGGCGCTCGATCTGCGCTTCGCCGCGCAGAACGTGCCGCTCTCGGCCGCGCGCCTGGCTTCGCCGACGCTCGATCTCTCCGGCACGCTCGATGCCGAGGCGACGATCAAGGGCACGCCCGAAGCGCCGACAGGCCCGTGGCGCGTCCGCATCGCCCGCCTCGTCGCTCCCCAGACCCGCTCCGCCGGCCTGCCGCCGATCGAGATCGCCGGACAAGGCGCGCTCAATGGGCGTCAGACCAGTCTCGACGCCAGCCTGAACGCCGGCCGCTTCGTCAGCGTGACCGCCAAGGGTACCGCGCCGCTCGGTGGTGACGGCGCGCTCGACCTTTCTGTTCAAGGCCGAGCCGATGCCGCGCTCGCCAACACCCAGCTCGCCGCCGACGGCAGGCGGCTGACCGGCCAGCTCGCGCTCGACCTGCGCGCCGGCGGCACGCTCGCTGCGCCGCGCTTCTCCGGCGGCGCGACCCTCTCCGGCGGCAGCTTCAACGACGCTCTTCAGGGCGTGAAGCTGACCGGGCTCGAAGCGCGCGTCGCGGCCAATGGGCCCGAACTCGTGATCGAGCGCTTTGCGGCGCAGACACCGGGCGGCGGCACGCTCTCGGCCCGCGGCAATGTCAAACTCGATCCTGAGGCTGGCTTCCCCGGCACGATTCGCATCGAGGGCAAGCGGGCCCAGCTCGTCGACAGCGGTCTCGTCAGGGCAGTCACCGATCTCAATCTCGAGCTGGCGGGTCCGCTGGCGCAGCGGCCGCGAATCGCCGGGCGCGTCGATGTCGCGACCATCGAGGTCGCCGTGCCGGACCGCCTGCCGTCGAGCTCGCGGCCGGTCGACGGCATCCGCCACGTCAACGCCAAGGGACAGGCTGCGGCTCGCCTCGCCGCCGAGCGCAAGGCTCGCGCCGTCGCGGCGCGCAAGGGCGGCCGTGCGCCGGCCTTCGATGCCGTGCTCGACATTGCCGTCTCGGCACCGGGGCGCGTCTTCATTCGTGGCCGCGGCATCGATGCCGAGCTCGGCGGCGATCTGCGCGTCGGCGGCACCTCTGCCGCGCCAGCGCTGACCGGTGGCTTCGATCTCCGGCGCGGGCGGCTCAGCCTCGCCAGCCAGCGCCTCGACTTCAGCCGTGGCCGCATCACCTTCTCCGGCGACGTGATGCCGACGCTCGACTTCGTCGCCGAGACCCGCGCCGCCGACGTCACCGCGCGGATCATCATCTCCGGCGAGGCGTCGGCGCCGGAATTCACCTTCTCCTCCTCGCCCGAGCTGCCCCCGGACGAGGTGCTCTCGCGCCTGCTCTTCGCCCGCGCTTCCGGCTCGCTCTCGCCCTTCCAGGCGCTGCAGCTTGCCCAGACCGCGGCGCAGTTCTCCGGCGCGGGCGGCGACGATGTCTTCGAGCGCATCCGTCGCTCGCTCGGCGTCGACAACCTCGATGTCCAAATGGGGCCGGGCGGGCCGACGGTCGGTGTCTCGCGCGCGCTCACCGACAACATCACGCTTGGCGTGAAGGCCGGCGCGAAGCCGGAGGACAGCGGCGTCTCCGTCGGCATCGACGTGACCCGCCGCCTGAAGCTCCAGGCCGAGACCAATGCCGATGGCAGCGCCGCGGTCGGTGTCGGGGCCGAGTGGGAATACTGA
- a CDS encoding autotransporter assembly complex protein TamA, with protein MRSWRRRGIGLAGGGVCAFAAILVGDVSPAHAFDLSSLDVFNLFGSKDKPPPVSEATVPYELKFELGDVPDASALKRSLQDASLLYRLREDAPPDGETLARRAAADINPLIDALWAQGYFNAQVAIAVDGVAVTQAGEPPPGLAPAAERYRNRAPAPVVVTVDPGPLFSLRNVDIVPGARRDPTAVIPDPGKVSGLVPGAPATSSSIRAAQAALVDYWRGKSRPLARVVEVRPVVDHAAKTMDVALVVDPGPVAGFGDVSVTETGDIPAEVIRSFIYLEPGEPYSPKALTDTRKSIATIPAVGSVRIRESTTLDQAGNLPIFVEVNERPKRLLGFSARYSTIDGPAVKTYWEHRNLFGGAERLRLEASVFFAPRIDGTKVQRFGDFEPTDLGARFSASFLKPALGGSRNDLLIDASGVRERVGTNRYGGYTARYANITTTIRHRFSDVFSIQAGIEAERGQTSDVLGQVDYMLLGVPLSLRYDSTDSQLDPTRGIRVAASVTPYAAFGDSDAPFIQSKASVSGYYALDEDARYVLAGRIGLGSIAGAALDEVPATRRFYAGGGGSVRGYAYRTLSPLGPLNRLTGGRSLFEASVEARIKITNTIGIVPFFDAGMAFESQIPNFKEKMQYAAGLGLRYYTPIGPIRVDVAAPLNPRKGDKPVALYISIGQAF; from the coding sequence ATGCGGTCATGGCGGAGGCGGGGGATCGGACTAGCTGGCGGGGGCGTCTGCGCTTTCGCGGCGATTCTTGTCGGTGATGTCTCGCCTGCGCATGCCTTCGACCTGTCATCGCTCGACGTCTTCAATCTCTTCGGCAGCAAGGACAAGCCGCCGCCGGTCAGCGAGGCGACAGTTCCTTACGAGCTCAAGTTCGAGCTCGGCGATGTGCCCGATGCCAGCGCGCTGAAGCGTAGCCTGCAGGACGCCTCTCTGCTCTATCGCCTGCGCGAGGATGCGCCACCGGACGGCGAGACTCTGGCCCGCCGCGCCGCCGCCGACATCAATCCGCTGATCGATGCGCTCTGGGCCCAGGGTTATTTCAATGCGCAGGTCGCGATCGCGGTCGATGGTGTCGCGGTGACACAGGCCGGCGAGCCACCGCCGGGCCTCGCCCCGGCCGCGGAGCGCTATCGCAACCGCGCCCCGGCGCCAGTCGTGGTCACGGTCGACCCCGGGCCGCTCTTTTCGCTGCGCAATGTCGACATCGTTCCGGGCGCCCGTCGCGATCCGACCGCGGTGATTCCCGACCCTGGCAAGGTCTCGGGCCTCGTGCCCGGCGCGCCCGCGACCTCCTCGTCGATCCGGGCGGCTCAGGCCGCGCTGGTCGATTACTGGCGTGGCAAGTCCCGCCCGCTCGCCCGGGTCGTCGAGGTCCGCCCGGTCGTCGACCATGCCGCCAAGACGATGGACGTCGCACTCGTGGTCGATCCCGGTCCCGTCGCCGGCTTCGGCGACGTCTCGGTCACCGAGACCGGCGACATTCCGGCCGAGGTGATCCGCTCCTTCATCTATCTCGAGCCGGGCGAGCCCTATTCGCCCAAGGCGCTGACGGATACGCGCAAGTCGATCGCGACGATCCCTGCCGTCGGCTCGGTGCGCATCCGCGAAAGCACCACGCTCGACCAGGCCGGCAATCTGCCGATCTTCGTCGAGGTCAACGAACGGCCCAAGCGCCTGCTCGGCTTCTCCGCCCGCTATTCGACGATCGATGGCCCGGCGGTGAAGACCTATTGGGAACACCGCAACCTGTTCGGCGGCGCCGAGCGCCTGCGGCTCGAAGCGTCCGTCTTCTTCGCGCCACGCATCGACGGCACCAAGGTCCAGCGCTTCGGCGATTTCGAGCCGACCGATCTCGGCGCCCGCTTCTCGGCGAGCTTCCTGAAGCCGGCGCTCGGCGGCAGCCGCAACGACCTCCTGATCGACGCGAGCGGCGTGCGCGAGCGCGTCGGCACCAACCGCTATGGTGGCTACACGGCGCGCTACGCCAACATCACCACCACCATCCGCCACCGCTTCAGCGACGTCTTCTCGATCCAGGCCGGCATCGAGGCCGAGCGTGGCCAGACCAGCGACGTGCTCGGCCAGGTCGACTACATGCTGCTCGGCGTGCCGCTGTCGCTGCGCTACGATTCGACCGACAGCCAGCTCGACCCGACCCGCGGCATCAGGGTCGCCGCCTCGGTCACGCCCTATGCCGCCTTCGGCGACAGCGACGCGCCCTTCATCCAGAGCAAAGCATCGGTCTCCGGCTATTACGCCCTCGACGAGGATGCCCGCTACGTGCTCGCCGGCCGGATCGGGCTGGGTTCGATCGCCGGCGCTGCCCTCGACGAGGTGCCGGCGACACGGCGCTTCTATGCCGGCGGCGGTGGCTCGGTACGCGGCTATGCCTATCGCACGCTCTCGCCACTCGGCCCGCTCAATCGGCTGACCGGGGGGCGCAGCCTGTTCGAGGCCTCGGTCGAGGCCCGCATCAAGATCACCAACACCATCGGCATCGTGCCGTTCTTCGACGCCGGCATGGCCTTCGAGTCGCAGATCCCGAACTTCAAGGAGAAGATGCAGTACGCCGCCGGCCTCGGCCTGCGCTACTACACGCCGATCGGGCCGATCCGCGTCGACGTCGCCGCCCCGCTCAACCCGCGCAAGGGCGACAAGCCGGTCGCTCTCTATATCAGCATCGGGCAGGCCTTCTGA
- a CDS encoding fumarylacetoacetate hydrolase family protein, translated as MAVTTETLAGAFIGARRGHKLIDIATLPVPADVDAGFAAQAEVNQGMGYPLAGWKVSLGEGGRPMAGLMPGPWLKSGDTYRGVHGAELRVEIELAIRLGRDMPLRPGQPYTREELIEHCDAALVGIEIVESRIADWTNVPFPLWLADAMGHGGYLIGPEVPFSIFDDVPALTCTVELDGDVLYERQALHANGDPLVTALAWANRPVEGPLGPLKAGQIITTGSLCGGVLAPTVGPVIARLDPVTAISFALAEQGD; from the coding sequence ATGGCTGTGACGACCGAGACTCTTGCTGGCGCCTTCATCGGCGCTCGCCGTGGCCACAAGCTGATCGATATCGCGACCTTGCCGGTTCCCGCCGATGTCGACGCCGGCTTCGCGGCGCAGGCCGAGGTCAACCAGGGCATGGGCTATCCGCTCGCCGGCTGGAAGGTCTCGCTTGGCGAGGGCGGCCGGCCGATGGCTGGGCTGATGCCTGGCCCCTGGCTCAAATCCGGCGACACCTATCGCGGCGTGCACGGCGCCGAGCTGCGCGTCGAGATCGAGCTCGCCATCCGGCTCGGGCGCGACATGCCGCTGCGGCCCGGCCAGCCCTACACGCGCGAAGAGTTGATCGAGCATTGCGACGCCGCCCTTGTCGGCATCGAGATCGTCGAGAGCCGCATCGCCGACTGGACCAATGTGCCGTTCCCGCTCTGGCTCGCCGACGCCATGGGCCATGGCGGCTACCTCATCGGCCCCGAGGTCCCTTTCAGCATCTTCGACGACGTTCCGGCACTGACCTGCACGGTCGAGCTCGACGGCGACGTGCTCTATGAGCGCCAGGCGCTGCACGCCAATGGCGACCCGCTGGTCACCGCGCTCGCCTGGGCCAACCGTCCGGTCGAGGGGCCGCTCGGCCCGCTCAAGGCCGGCCAGATCATCACCACCGGCAGCCTCTGCGGCGGCGTGCTTGCGCCGACGGTCGGGCCAGTGATTGCCCGTCTCGACCCGGTCACGGCGATCTCCTTCGCGCTGGCCGAGCAGGGCGACTGA
- a CDS encoding PLP-dependent aminotransferase family protein, whose amino-acid sequence MVPILGIALAIPKTGRREALHRQLAAAIRDGRLAAGLRLPATRVLAEALCLSRNTVLAAYDMLLAEGYVEAKAGSGIYVAPLRPLRAPRRPAAAEDKVDGRLAAYWRRPGTMPTAGPERPVRFDLRLGTPDIRMMPLAIWQRLHARALRAVARRGEGYGEPAGRLDLRAAIAAHVSFTRAVAAQAGDVVVTAGAQQAFDLIARILVTPGRTVVAVENPGYPPLRLAFAAAGARIVPVPVDDDGLVVEALPAEANIVCVSPSHQFPLGVAMSLPRRLALLGFAKASGAVVVEDDYDSEFRYGGRPLDALQTLDRDGLVFYVGTFSKTLFPGLRLGFAVVPDWARAALLAARQAVDWHVPLTDQGALAAFIAEGHLARHVRRMRRLYGERRAALLTALNGDLAAWLTPVASEAGLHLSARFKSGLSGAAVANAAAEAGVAVEWLERYAVGAPASAGLAFGFGTIGADEIPGALARLEPVLRRAAG is encoded by the coding sequence ATGGTACCAATTCTTGGGATCGCGCTGGCGATCCCCAAGACAGGCCGGCGCGAGGCGCTGCACCGTCAGCTCGCCGCCGCCATTCGCGACGGCCGCCTTGCGGCCGGTTTGCGCCTGCCGGCGACACGCGTCCTGGCCGAGGCGCTCTGCCTGTCGCGCAATACCGTGCTCGCGGCCTACGACATGCTGCTGGCCGAAGGCTACGTCGAGGCCAAAGCGGGCTCCGGCATCTATGTCGCGCCCTTGCGTCCACTCCGGGCCCCCCGTCGGCCAGCCGCTGCGGAGGACAAGGTCGATGGTCGCCTCGCCGCGTATTGGCGCCGGCCCGGCACCATGCCGACGGCCGGGCCGGAGCGGCCGGTCCGCTTCGACCTTCGCCTTGGCACGCCCGATATCCGGATGATGCCGCTCGCCATCTGGCAACGCCTGCATGCACGCGCCTTGCGTGCTGTTGCCCGGCGCGGCGAGGGTTATGGCGAGCCGGCAGGCCGCCTCGATCTGCGCGCGGCCATCGCCGCCCATGTCTCCTTCACCCGCGCCGTGGCGGCGCAGGCCGGCGACGTCGTCGTGACCGCCGGCGCGCAGCAGGCTTTCGACCTGATCGCGCGGATTCTGGTGACGCCCGGCCGGACGGTCGTCGCGGTCGAGAATCCCGGCTATCCGCCGCTGCGCCTCGCTTTCGCTGCGGCAGGCGCGCGGATCGTGCCCGTGCCGGTCGACGATGACGGACTCGTCGTCGAGGCGCTGCCGGCAGAGGCGAACATCGTCTGCGTCTCGCCCTCGCATCAGTTCCCGCTCGGCGTGGCGATGTCACTGCCGAGGCGTCTGGCGCTGCTCGGTTTCGCCAAGGCGAGCGGCGCGGTCGTCGTCGAGGATGATTACGACAGCGAGTTCCGCTATGGCGGCCGCCCACTCGATGCCTTGCAGACCCTCGATCGCGATGGGCTCGTCTTCTATGTCGGAACCTTCTCGAAGACGCTGTTTCCCGGCCTCCGGCTCGGCTTTGCCGTCGTTCCGGACTGGGCGAGGGCCGCGCTGCTCGCCGCCAGGCAGGCGGTCGACTGGCACGTCCCGCTCACCGATCAGGGCGCGCTCGCAGCCTTCATCGCCGAGGGCCATCTCGCCCGTCATGTCCGCCGGATGCGCCGGCTCTACGGCGAGCGCCGCGCGGCGCTTCTAACGGCTTTGAATGGCGATCTCGCCGCCTGGCTGACGCCGGTCGCCTCCGAGGCGGGGCTGCATCTCTCGGCTCGGTTCAAGTCCGGACTGTCGGGGGCGGCCGTCGCAAATGCGGCGGCGGAGGCAGGTGTCGCGGTCGAATGGCTCGAGCGCTACGCCGTCGGAGCGCCCGCATCGGCCGGGCTCGCCTTTGGCTTCGGGACGATTGGGGCCGACGAGATACCCGGAGCATTGGCTAGGCTCGAACCAGTCCTGCGCCGCGCCGCCGGCTGA
- a CDS encoding YihY/virulence factor BrkB family protein: protein MSLRSVPALAFERFIAHDGWAIASHIALSMLMSLFPFLILVTALGGFFGSQAAADEAAQLLLEAWPREVAEPIAREVRSVLTAVRKDALTLGAILALYFSSSGVEAVRIGLNRAYEAYEWRSWWRTRLESIAYVIGGAVFMLAFSLLVVLGPLLWRGIVGFAPAIAPLGFMLAFLRIAGATVLVVLALSVAHKLLPARAPHIGAMWPGILTTLVVWLVGGIAFGWYLDSFAGAYVTTYAGLATAMIALVFLYWLAAIFLYGAELNAAIALSRAPEKSPGDVLAKL from the coding sequence ATGTCGCTGCGCTCAGTCCCCGCCCTCGCCTTCGAGCGCTTCATCGCCCATGACGGCTGGGCGATCGCCAGCCACATCGCACTGTCGATGCTGATGTCGCTGTTCCCGTTCCTGATCCTGGTCACCGCGCTCGGCGGCTTCTTCGGCTCGCAGGCGGCGGCCGACGAAGCGGCGCAGTTGCTGCTCGAAGCCTGGCCGCGCGAGGTCGCCGAGCCGATCGCGCGCGAGGTCCGCTCGGTGCTGACCGCGGTGCGCAAGGACGCACTGACGCTCGGCGCGATCCTCGCCCTCTACTTCTCCTCCTCGGGGGTCGAGGCTGTCAGGATCGGGCTCAATCGCGCCTACGAGGCCTATGAATGGCGCAGTTGGTGGCGCACAAGGCTGGAATCGATCGCCTATGTGATCGGCGGCGCGGTCTTCATGCTCGCTTTCTCACTGCTGGTCGTGCTCGGCCCGCTGCTCTGGCGCGGCATCGTCGGCTTCGCCCCGGCCATCGCCCCGCTCGGCTTCATGCTCGCCTTCCTGCGCATCGCGGGCGCGACCGTGCTGGTGGTGCTGGCGCTCAGCGTCGCGCACAAGCTGCTGCCGGCGCGGGCGCCGCATATCGGCGCGATGTGGCCGGGCATCCTGACGACGCTGGTGGTCTGGCTCGTCGGCGGCATTGCCTTCGGCTGGTATCTCGATTCCTTCGCCGGCGCCTATGTCACCACCTATGCCGGCCTCGCCACCGCGATGATCGCGCTCGTCTTCCTGTATTGGCTGGCGGCGATCTTCCTCTATGGCGCCGAGCTCAACGCCGCGATCGCGCTGAGCCGGGCACCTGAGAAATCGCCGGGGGATGTGCTGGCCAAGCTGTGA
- a CDS encoding DMT family transporter — protein sequence MFDSPLFLRLSPVLFVFLWSSGWIVAGYSARYSDALTFLSVRFACAGLALAALAFALGAPWPKSRRAIIDCAIAGILLHAVYLGGVWWAVRHGLPAGVSGLIAGLQPVLTALFAPMIMRERISSIRWLGIVFGFVGIALVLEPKLVGVAPEALQAVALPIIVNVVGMFAVTFGSFWQKARIVEGDLRTVTAVQYIAAFLFTLPFAYLLEPMRIEWNLTMGLVLAWSVLALSLGGIGLYLVLIRRGQVSRIATFLYLVPPAVAVEAWLLFGETLTPIQLVGMAVAVFGVVLASRK from the coding sequence ATGTTCGATTCCCCGCTCTTCCTGCGCCTGTCGCCGGTGCTCTTCGTCTTCCTCTGGTCGAGCGGCTGGATCGTCGCCGGCTATTCGGCACGCTATTCCGATGCGCTGACCTTCCTTTCGGTCCGTTTCGCCTGTGCCGGCCTTGCGCTCGCTGCATTGGCCTTCGCCCTTGGTGCACCCTGGCCGAAGAGCCGGCGCGCCATCATCGATTGCGCCATTGCTGGCATCCTGCTCCACGCCGTCTATCTCGGCGGCGTCTGGTGGGCGGTGCGTCACGGGCTGCCGGCCGGCGTTTCCGGGCTGATCGCCGGTTTGCAGCCGGTGCTCACCGCGCTGTTCGCGCCAATGATCATGCGCGAGCGCATCTCGTCGATCCGCTGGCTCGGCATCGTCTTCGGCTTCGTCGGAATCGCGCTGGTGCTGGAGCCGAAGCTGGTCGGCGTCGCGCCCGAGGCGCTGCAGGCGGTGGCGCTGCCGATCATCGTCAACGTCGTCGGCATGTTTGCCGTCACCTTCGGCTCGTTCTGGCAGAAGGCGCGCATCGTCGAGGGCGATCTGCGTACGGTGACGGCGGTGCAATACATCGCCGCCTTCCTGTTCACGCTGCCCTTCGCCTATTTGCTCGAGCCGATGCGGATCGAGTGGAACTTGACCATGGGCCTGGTGCTGGCCTGGTCGGTGCTGGCGCTCTCGCTCGGCGGAATCGGGCTCTATCTCGTGCTGATCCGCCGTGGTCAGGTCTCGCGCATCGCGACCTTCCTCTATCTCGTGCCGCCGGCCGTTGCGGTCGAAGCCTGGCTGCTTTTCGGCGAGACCCTGACGCCGATCCAGCTCGTCGGCATGGCGGTCGCCGTGTTCGGCGTCGTACTCGCCAGCCGCAAATAG